Proteins from a single region of Pongo pygmaeus isolate AG05252 chromosome 3, NHGRI_mPonPyg2-v2.0_pri, whole genome shotgun sequence:
- the LCORL gene encoding ligand-dependent nuclear receptor corepressor-like protein isoform X6 — protein sequence MDHGYEETSVYLKDCIPSLDSSQSTPTEELSSQGQSNTDKIECQAENYLNALFRKKGNIDLPQNCDPNIPLVAQELMKKMIRQFAIEYISKSGKTQENRNGSIGPSIVCKSIQMNQAENSLQEEQEGPLDLTVNRMQEQNTQQGDGVLDLSTKKTSIKSEESSICDPSSENSVAGSTVDAKSEEATKMEKRKSALNKVLESLCIHHQQQVLAMLKFLVQEQNAASLCCCNTSCVVSSESQKPLIEDDLYGLFCSCEYRLAERGCLQNEKQSPGFEPLPVCIKDLHCLSCQTVTVEHVKPVVNRGIADSYNSHRCCSGLLPNIHSTKSAFRSPLLSKEVYDLSVTLKDACRSRSPSPPPLSPVETEGFEKLKDVISEISALENNKLEANVNQPPSLTPAEISNNKSDHEDKILKTKKSSNSYSLLSNDSNNSTTNHEKGETAVIFQDLMDRINEKLKSIETTDMTSLVKLSSSDYNTYNDLKLGDFITSLLHNAKASDYSFMELLSQHDKKVENKIIQTRFRKRQETLFAMRNSSDSPMFRRQSLQIKRELASLDENFTRKKCTEKSSRKLTQNSEISSSDKGEFYHDQGPSLQNSKRLQDKNLAETSFSPNYALQSLQLPLHSSETNLSFNAFSESFKTTSPEKMSIRKPQEKSTDGKQFLQNHRKNPKLGNTQTLLRNDASGLLSRTKRNIVPPGWYSIYVTNNYVFKKSPKAKKVSESTTKNDPAKNIHIESSHNIDLNKIAMNSNLQVVVKRLEDTINIAKKSWNNKPLSEGYKASKKLIEIDGKDQHADRNMTLTLNRMTCKEQSLSKSVVASGNIIKSHCMPTVDLNNKRLENLKKSSILDMGRLISNVENVPAKYEGIESSSVSNYSSPIKLMFLSEVKSSEGVKYTLTSVGTSHSNVVLPSEKPTTHHVTEEKTETNEDISNANSENYHCNHYDTDTFQRELSKFSHTKETAGSSTMFIGDINSDKPQEEPKDNSSSATDPSFKRKPGRPKKIGPQVVKQIKRPIGRPPKPKIDQTNITVCQNEPFSAGRKSPECLISEVKEGIYKKSITVTVIYGRSRRTKRHVSEGRVNISNLMSLNNNAGDFPTEYNSPRNISEHKIDLGERISAVASLTTESEILGSGFEYVRPIKNKSVIPQPSKNIIRPNQKPLTISRKPGRPAKVKISGISVTINRTSPQERAVSISSCLPPLEQDNTSGKNLPVEKYDQQCTKMDKIRHTEADIFKNGSKHMIATVPLRHSIRDRNPSLHFLHSLASSSSLIYRNALLHKSYKLHLQKNKSQKEKHRHSKMKIAYKDTPRNRLSRNAKKCLEDNKLVPISEVSLDPIISSNPLLRWWATSASNDSLLEELNNRFEQITNAWVQVSGDEAENCIHKKREHIENDHFKVASPLETCLLELEVSPVKMLFQKKYDLNELCTWFMQTTETQSLSLVRKANARNPLEVINTRGIKLGTKYSDFNASPFRKHFKKFALSSPSKSAEKLHILHKVANSPLLNVKSNLAIARLKRTEFKRLHHERWKREGKLHNHGTVDWNSKRRNLRFFCQNQFLNKTEGETNADIPLQGKSIVDNQCVLPPEIRGDLQQRAVMPDFKIHASFENKFKSEAKENGTNCSQKDFQKGPRLENVCPNSWRSKTLKDCRIFLRKLNCLEHRNTFKLNTIIYSPESTDSGNTHQTHMEESKRFTLRSHSARQNSFKKQSKEIENAKANSPSADEFADHLGNSKLSKCVNFDKNPDSFEVLSSLNKRKRPPWKTTEMSTKRHKRQSCNSGQMANYFSKSLACYK from the coding sequence ttcaacTGTTGATGCAAAATCAGAGGAAGCtactaaaatggaaaaaagaaaatcagcattAAACAAAGTTTTGGAATCTTTGTGCATACATCACCAGCAACAAGTTTTGGCTATGTTGAAATTTCTAGTCCAAGAGCAGAATGCTGCTTCTCTTTGCTGTTGTAATACATCATGTGTTGTGTCTTCAGAATCTCAAAAGCCCTTAATCGAAGATGATTTATATGGTCTGTTCTGTAGTTGTGAATATAGGCTGGCAGAAAGAGGTTGTTTACAAAACGAAAAACAAAGCCCTGGTTTCGAACCTCTGCCAGTCTGTATTAAAGATTTACATTGTTTATCTTGCCAAACTGTAACTGTTGAACACGTTAAGCCAGTAGTGAATAGAGGAATTGCAGACAGTTATAATTCTCACAGGTGCTGTTCTGGACTGTTACCAAACATTCACTCTACAAAATCAGCCTTTCGTAGTCCTCTTTTGTCAAAGGAAGTATATGATCTTTCAGTCACTCTTAAAGATGCCTGTAGATCTCGAAGTCCCTCACCTCCACCATTATCACCTGTAGAAACTGAAGGATTTGAAAAATTGAAAGACGTCATCTCAGAGATTTCAGCCTTAGAAAATAACAAACTTGAAGCAAACGTTAACCAGCCTCCATCTCTCACACCAGCAGAAATAAGCAACAATAAGAGTGATCATGaagataaaatacttaaaactaaaaaatcCAGTAACTCTTATTCTTTACTCTCAAATGACAGCAATAATTCTACTACAAATCATGAAAAAGGTGAAACTGCTGTAATTTTTCAAGATTTAATGGATCGCATTAATGAAAAACTAAAATCAATAGAAACCACGGATATGACAAGCCTTGTAAAATTATCTAGCAGtgattataatacatataatgatttaaaattggGAGATTTCATAACATCTCTCTTGCATAATGCAAAAGCCAGTGATTATAGTTTTATGGAATTATTGAGTCAACATGataaaaaggtagaaaataaaattattcagacAAGATTTCGAAAGCGTCAAGAAACTTTATTTGCAATGCGCAACTCCTCTGATTCACCCATGTTTAGAAGGCAGTCTTTACAGATAAAAAGAGAACTTGCTAGTCTTGATgaaaattttacaagaaaaaaatgcaccGAGAAAAGTTCTAGGAAATTGACACAAAACAGTGAGATATCTTCATCAGACAAAGGAGAATTCTATCACGACCAAGGGCCTTCTTTACAAAATTCTAAAAGACTTCAAGATAAAAATCTTGCTGAAACATCATTTTCACCAAATTATGCATTACAGTCACTGCAGCTACCTCTTCATAGTTCAGAAACTAACTTGTCTTTTAATGCATTTTCAGAAAGCTTTAAAACAACTTCCCCTGAGAAAATGAGCATAAGAAAGCCACAGGAGAAATCTACAGATGGAAAACAGTTTTTGCAAAATCATAGGAAAAATCCAAAGTTAGGTAATACTCAAACTCTTTTGAGAAATGATGCTTCTGGACTTTTGAGCAGAACTAAACGAAATATTGTGCCTCCAGGGTGGTATTCTATATATGTaacaaataattatgtttttaaaaaatcccctaAAGCCAAAAAAGTATCCGAATCCACAACAAAAAACGATCCAGCGAAAAATATTCACATTGAAAGCTCACACAATATAGACCTAAACAAAATTGCAATGAATTCTAATTTACAAGTTGTTGTGAAGCGTTTGGAAGATACAATAAATATAGCCAAAAAATCCTGGAATAATAAGCCATTATCAGAAGGATATAAAGCATCCAAGAAATTGATAGAAATTGATGGTAAAGACCAACATGCTGACAGAAATATGACTCTTACTCTAAATAGAATGACATGCAAAGAACAGAGCTTATCAAAATCTGTGGTAGCATCCGGCAATATTATCAAAAGTCATTGCATGCCTACAGTGGATTTGAATAACAAAAGACTTGAAAATCTGAAAAAGTCATCTATTTTAGATATGGGTCGCTTGATTTCCAATGTTGAAAATGTACCAGCAAAATATGAAGGTATTGAAAGTTCATCTGTTTCCAATTATTCTAGTCCTATCAAACTCATGTTTTTATCTGAGGTTAAAAGTAGTGAAGGAGTCAAATATACTTTAACTTCAGTTGGCACTTCCCATTCAAATGTCGTTCTCCCTTCTGAAAAACCTACAACCCATCATGTAactgaagaaaaaacagaaacaaatgaggATATCTCAAATGCGAACTCTGAAAATTATCACTGCAATCATTATGATACTGATACTTTTCAAAGAGAACTAAGCAAATTCAGTCATACAAAAGAAACTGCAGGATCCTCTACAATGTTTATAGGTGATATAAATAGTGATAAGCCACAAGAAGAACCTAAGGACAATTCAAGCAGTGCTACTGAtccatcttttaaaagaaaaccaggTAGACCAAAAAAAATAGGTCCCCAGGTTGTGAAACAGATTAAGCGACCAATTGGAAGACCACCAAAGCCTAAAATTGATCAAACAAACATCACTGTTTGCCAGAATGAGCCCTTTAGTGCTGGAAGGAAAAGCCCAGAATGTCTCATATCAGAAGTAAAAGAAGGTATTTATAAAAAGAGTATTACAGTAACTGTTATTTACGGAAGGTCAAGAAGAACTAAAAGGCATGTTTCTGAAGGAAGGGTAAACATAAGCAACCTTATGTCTTTAAACAATAATGCTGGTGATTTTCCAACTGAATATAATAGTCCCAGAAATATTAGTGAACACAAAATTGACTTGGGTGAAAGAATAAGTGCTGTAGCAAGCTTGACTACTGAAAGTGAGATCTTGGGGTCTGGCTTTGAATATGTGAGACCCATCAAGAACAAATCTGTgatacctcagccttccaagaacATTATTCGACCAAATCAGAAGCCTTTGACAATAAGTAGGAAGCCTGGTAGACCGGCAAAAGTGAAAATCTCTGGCATATCTGTGACTATTAATAGAACTTCACCTCAGGAAAGAGCAGTAAGTATTAGCAGCTGCTTGCCTCCTTTAGAACAGGATAATACATCAGGAAAAAATCTGCCTGTAGAAAAGTATGACCAACAGTGCactaaaatggataaaataaggCACACTGAAgctgatatatttaaaaatggatcAAAACATATGATTGCTACTGTACCTTTGAGACATTCTATTAGGGATAGAAACCCATCTCTGCATTTCTTACATTCATTAGCATCTTCTAGCTCACTTATTTATAGAAATGCTCTGCTCCATAAATCATATAAACTGCatttgcagaaaaataaaagtcagaagGAAAAACATAGGCACTCAAAGATGAAAATAGCTTACAAAGATACCCCAAGAAACAGACTTTCGCGGAATGCAAAAAAGTGTTTGGAAGATAATAAATTAGTACCTATTTCTGAAGTATCCTTGGATCCTATAATTTCATCAAACCCTTTGCTCAGGTGGTGGGCTACTTCTGCTTCAAATGATTCCTTATTAGAGGAATTAAACAATAGATTTGAGCAAATAACAAATGCTTGGGTGCAAGTAAGTGGAGATGAAGCTGAAAATTGTATTCATAAAAAAAGAGAACACATTGAAAACGATCATTTCAAAGTAGCAAGCCCTTTGGAAACTTGTCTTTTGGAACTTGAAGTTTCACCTGTAAAAATGCTTTTTCAGAAAAAGTATGATTTGAATGAACTCTGTACTTGGTTtatgcaaacaacagaaacacAGTCTCTTTCACTAGTTAGAAAAGCAAATGCCCGAAACCCTTTGGAAGTAATAAATACCAGGGGAATCAAATTAGGGACCAAATATTCTGACTTTAATGCCAGCCCCTTCagaaagcactttaaaaaatttgcacTCTCTTCTCCTTCAAAATCAGCAGAGAAATTGCATATACTGCATAAAGTGGCTAACTCTCCACTcttaaatgtgaaaagtaatttAGCAATAGCTAGATTAAAAAGGACTGAGTTTAAGAGGTTGCATCATGAAAGGTGGAAAAGAGAGGGAAAGCTGCACAACCATGGAACAGTTGACTGGAACTCTAAAAGGAGAAACTTAAGATTTTTCTGCCAGaaccaatttttaaataagactGAGGGAGAAACAAATGCTGACATCCCACTCCAAGGAAAAAGCATAGTAGATAATCAGTGTGTTTTGCCACCTGAGATCAGGGGTGACTTGCAGCAGAGGGCAGTaatgcctgacttcaaaatacatgCTAGTTTCGAGAATAAATTTAAGTCAGAAGCAAAAGAGAATGGAACAAATTGCAGCCAAAAAGACTTTCAAAAGGGACCAAGACTAGAAAATGTATGTCCTAATAGTTGGAGGTCAAAAACCTTAAAAGACTGTAGAAtatttttgaggaagctcaactGTCTTGAACACAGAAATACTTTTAAGCTAAATACAATCATTTACTCTCCTGAATCTACTGACAGTGGAAATACTCATCAGACTCATATGGAAGAATCAAAGCGCTTTACTTTAAGATCTCATTCTGCTAggcaaaattcttttaaaaagcaatctaaagaaatagaaaatgctaaAGCAAATAGTCCTTCAGCTGATGAATTTGCTGACCATCTTGGCAATAGTAAATTAAGCAAATGTGTTAACTTTGACAAGAATCCTGATAGTTTTGAAGTTCTTAGCAGtttgaacaaaagaaaaagaccacCATGGAAGACCACAGAAATGTCAACAAAAAGACATAAACGACAGTCTTGCAACAGTGGACAAATGGCAAACTATTTTTCCAAATCCCTAG